From one Humulus lupulus chromosome 8, drHumLupu1.1, whole genome shotgun sequence genomic stretch:
- the LOC133797518 gene encoding DEAD-box ATP-dependent RNA helicase 31-like — MPVKLFHQLRLLNPAFPATCFSSMKFGPSISASETISSFSRMFPFKLKYRCLGSIRAPQNNQLGMRKFSTRPFRSRTTASGSEYGRGRGEVRASKSLVEDEAELSDWVSELKEDSFRGRLNSEDESDGSNRGRRGRSGDIGSRGEMGGGDRGRRDRNRDIGSRDSFSVKKRRGESDSDDANDSSRGRTRTPIGSRSRDSQMNKRFDTRGGGVSDEAFPRKRSSAFQEGKVSSNSFAGKRGGRDTEFGYNRNEGNKGLRNDGKGLRKQVLLMEEDKDEDDEGKRLGIGALLSEEDSEIDEDDEDEQSSGPLIGLNKEVSAKGSAASSTGKSDSYLSETSFDKFPVSPLSLKAIKDVGYEKMTVVQEATLPLILKGKDVLAKAKTGTGKTVAFLLPAIEVVVKSTPIDRDQKRPPIFVLVICPTRELACQAAAEANTLLKYHPSIGVQVVIGGTRLALEQKRMQANPCQILVATPGRLRDHMENTAGFATRMMGVKVLVLDEADHLLDMGFRKDIERIIAAVPKQRQTLLFSATVPEEVRQVCHIALKRDHDFVDTVKGESQETNSQVRQTCLVAPLDKQFSLLYVLLKEHIADDVDYKVIMFCTTAMVTRLVADLLGELKLNVREIHSRKSQSYRTKVSDEFRKSKGLILVTSDVSARGVDYPDVSLVIQVGVPADREQYIHRLGRTGRKGKEGQGVLLLAPWEEFFLSSIKALPITKASLPSVDPDTRKKVERALSNVEMKSKEAAYQAWLGYYNSNKAIARDKNKLVELANEFSRSMGLDNPPAIPKLVLGKMGLRNVPGLRSR, encoded by the exons ATGCCCGTTAAGCTCTTTCACCAACTTCGTCTCCTCAACCCTGCTTTTCCGGCTACCTGCTTCTCTTCCATGAAGTTTGGACCCTCTATTTCTGCTTCTGAGACTATCTCAAGTTTTTCTCGAATGTTTCCCTTTAAGCTCAAGTACCGTTGTCTAGGGTCTATTCGTGCTCCACAAAATAACCAACTCGGTATGCGGAAATTCTCGACTCGGCCGTTTCGATCAAGGACTACCGCTTCAGGCTCCGAGTACGGTCGCGGAAGAGGAGAGGTTCGCGCCTCGAAGAGTTTGGTTGAGGACGAGGCTGAGCTCAGTGACTGGGTGAGCGAGTTAAAGGAGGACTCGTTCCGTGGCCGGCTGAATAGCGAAGACGAATCGGATGGTAGTAATAGGGGTCGCAGGGGTAGAAGTGGAGATATAGGTAGTAGAGGCGAAATGGGTGGTGGTGATAGGGGTCGTAGGGATAGGAATAGAGATATAGGTAGTAGAGATTCTTTTTCTGTGAAAAAGAGAAGAGGTGAGAGTGATTCGGATGATGCTAACGATTCGAGCCGGGGAAGAACACGAACCCCAATTGGGTCTCGTTCTAGGGATTCACAGATGAACAAGCGATTCGATACTAGAGGGGGCGGTGTTAGTGATGAAGCTTTCCCACGGAAAAGGTCTTCTGCGTTTCAGGAAGGGAAAGTAAGCTCCAATTCATTTGCGGGGAAGAGAGGTGGGAGAGATACGGAATTTGGGTACAATAGGAATGAAGGGAATAAGGGTTTAAGGAATGATGGTAAGGGTTTGAGAAAACAAGTTCTTTTAATGGAGGAGGACAAGGATGAGGATGACGAGGGAAAAAGGTTGGGCATTGGAGCTTTGCTTAGTGAAGAAGACAGTGAAATTGATGAAGATGATGAGGATGAGCAAAGTTCGGGTCCATTGATTGGTTTGAACAAGGAAGTTAGTGCCAAGGGTTCAGCAGCGTCATCAACTGGAAAATCAGATTCTTACTTGAGTGAAACTAG CTTTGACAAATTTCCAGTCTCTCCCTTATCTCTAAAAGCAATCAAGGACGTTGGGTATGAAAAGATGACTGTGGTACAAGAGGCAACTCTTCCACTTATACTCAAAG GTAAGGATGTTCTTGCCAAGGCCAAAACAGGCACCGGAAAAACTGTAGCCTTTTTG CTTCCAGCAATTGAAGTTGTTGTAAAGTCAACTCCTATTGATCGTGACCAAAAGCGCCCCCCGATTTTTGTGCTTGTAATATGTCCTACCAGAGAGCTGGCATGTCAAGCTGCTGCAGAAGCCAATACGTTGTTGAAGTATCATCCTTCTATTGGTGTACAAGTTGTAATAGGAGGTACAAGACTAGCTCTGGAGCAGAAGCGCATGCAAGCAAACCCTTGTCAG ATTCTTGTTGCTACACCTGGGAGGCTCAGAGATCATATGGAGAATACTGCCGGTTTTGCAACTCGGATGATGGGTGTGAAAGTACTTGTCCTTGATGAAGCTGACCATTTGCTTGATATGGGATTTCGGAAAGACATTGAGAGGATAATTGCTGCAGTTCCGAAGCAAAGACAGACACTTTTGTTTTCTGCCACTGTTCCAGAAGAG GTTCGCCAAGTCTGCCATATTGCTTTGAAAAGAGATCATGACTTTGTAGATACAGTTAAAGGAGAGAGCCAGGAAACAAATTCACAA GTGAGGCAGACGTGTTTGGTTGCTCCCCTGGACAAGCAATTTTCCCTTCTATATGTTCTCCTGAAGGAACATATTGCAGATGATGTTGACTATAAG GTTATCATGTTCTGTACAACCGCTATGGTCACCCGGCTGGTTGCGGACCTTCTTGGTGAGTTGAAGCTGAATGTGAGAGAGATTCATTCTAGAAAGAGTCAGAGCTATAGGACTAAAGTCTCTGATGAGTTCCGGAAATCGAAGGGCCTTATTCTTGTTACTTCTGATGTGTCTGCACGTGGGGTTGATTATCCTGATGTCTCGCTTGTCATACAG GTGGGCGTGCCCGCTGATAGAGAGCAGTATATACATCGACTTGGTAGAACTGGGCGTAAAGGTAAAGAAGGACAGGGCGTACTTTTGTTAGCTCCTTGGGAGGAATTCTTTTTATCATCTATCAAGGCTTTGCCAATTACAAAAGCATCTTTGCCCTCCGTTGATCCTGACACACGGAAAAAG GTGGAACGTGCACTCTCAAATGTGGAGATGAAGAGCAAAGAAGCAGCATACCAAGCCTGGCTCGGATATTACAATTCAAATAAGGCTATTGCCCGTGACAAGAATAAGCTCGTGGAGCTAGCTAATGAATTCAGCCGAAGCATGGGGCTAGACAATCCTCCTGCCATTCCCAAGCTTGTTCTAGGCAAGATGGGTTTAAGGAATGTCCCCGGATTGCGCTCGAGATAA